The following DNA comes from Papaver somniferum cultivar HN1 chromosome 4, ASM357369v1, whole genome shotgun sequence.
CAAAACCCATTTTGAATAGTACTTCATTTAGAAAGTTCCGATTCACATTATCAAAAGCCTTTTCAAAATCAAGTTTGCAAACCAACCCCGGTAGTTTTTGACGAATTCTAGAATCCACACATTCATTCGCTATCAACACTCCATCAAGAATTTGCCTTCCTTTAATAAAACTAGATTGAAATGGAGATATTAGGGTGGGAAGATGTACCTTTAGGCGCTCCGCTAAAacctttgagatgattttgtacaCACTCCCAATAAGACTAATTGGCCGAAAATCCTTAACTTCCTCTACTCCCGCTTTCTTAGGGATAAGAGCAATGAAATTGTTTTTCAAAGACTTATCAAGAATATTGTTATCGTGAAATTCTTCAAGAACCttcatcaaatcttcttttagaaAATCCCAACCAACAATAAAAACTTCATAGGAAAGCCATCCGGTCCCGGAGCACGGTCAACTCCCAAATCCTTTATTGCATTCTTCACCTCCTCTTCGCTAAAATGCCTCTCCAACCAAACACTTGCATTCTCATTAATACGCCTTAGGCACATATTCTTGATTCTTGGACGATTATTAGAAACTTCTTTAAATGCTAACTCGAAGTGATTTGCAATTCCCGTCTTTATCTCCTCTTTGTTCCCGGTCCATCTACCATTAATACGAAGGTTGTTGATGTTGTTCAAAGCTCTATAACCTTTCACCACTCTATGAAAATGTTTTGTGTTTCTATCGCCATCTCGAAAGTATCTAATTCTCGACTTTTGTCTCATCAACATGCTTTGGCGACGATGAGCCACATCAAATTCTAGTTTAGCCGTCACAAGCATGTCGTCTTCGACTTCGGTTAGACCCCTATCATCATCTATATCTTCCAATTCTTTCAATTTAGCAAGTGCCGTATCTATCGTCCTATCAATGCTCCCAAAGACATCTCTATTCCACTCCTTCAATTTCTCCTTTAAAGCATTTAACTTCTTTGAAAAATATGAACCCGCCGTACCTATAAAAGAAAAAGACTCCCACcattctttcattaaagagattaTGTTAGTACCTTCAAGCCAAGCTAATTGGAACCGAAAAGGACAAGCGCCCCAATCCGAGTCCGTTAAGCATAACTCGATAGGAAAATGATCCGAGAAGGGTCTTGCAAGGCGCTTGaggataatatttggaaaatgatcttcCCAATCCGTAGAGAAAAGAAAGCGGTCGATTTTGCTCTTCTTATTAGGCGGCCTACTCCATGTGTACTTCGCTCCGGATAAAGGCAAATCCACAAGATCAAAATCATTATATAAATCATCAAATAACTTCATTGAGTTTGATGTTCTTCTACAACCTCTTCTCTTCGCCATAAATCTTGTCTCATTGAAGTCTCCACCAAAACACAAAG
Coding sequences within:
- the LOC113272314 gene encoding uncharacterized protein LOC113272314; translated protein: MAKRRGCRRTSNSMKLFDDLYNDFDLVDLPLSGAKYTWSRPPNKKSKIDRFLFSTDWEDHFPNIILKRLARPFSDHFPIELCLTDSDWGACPFRFQLAWLEGTNIISLMKEWWESFSFIGTAGSYFSKKLNALKEKLKEWNRDVFGSIDRTIDTALAKLKELEDIDDDRGLTEVEDDMLVTAKLEFDVAHRRQSMLMRQKSRIRYFRDGDRNTKHFHRVVKGYRALNNINNLRINGRWTGNKEEIKTGIANHFELAFKEVSNNRPRIKNMCLRRINENASVWLERHFSEEEVKNAIKDLGVDRAPGPDGFPMKFLLLVGIF